In Bradysia coprophila strain Holo2 unplaced genomic scaffold, BU_Bcop_v1 contig_358, whole genome shotgun sequence, one DNA window encodes the following:
- the LOC119081756 gene encoding scavenger receptor class B member 1 isoform X1 yields the protein MYGRKGKLCAKLSSAFLRKWWFVIAFALCLLILGILVTFGFSAIVKLVIDHQVALRKGGQSFGWWSKPPVEPFIRIYVYNVTNADEFLNNGTKPILDELGPFVYLQTWEKVDIVENPNGTISFNQKRVYIFNEEMSTGSEDDVVIVPNIPMLSATSQSKHAARFLRLAMASIMDILKIKPFVEVSVGQLLWGYEDPLLKLAKDVVPKEQKLPYEEFGLMYGKNSTSQDRVTVFSGVEDITKFGIIDKYNGRSHLPHWLNDDCNRLNGTDGSIFPPHITKNTTLHVYEKDLCRLLPLQFEEEVVTHNGIPGYRFTPSTRVFESVDRNPDNMCFCPAGPPCAPNGLFNVSLCQYDSPILLSFPHFYLADQTLRTAVEGISPPEKDKHQLYIDVQPDMGTALRARARIQINLAVSQVVDIKQVANFPDIVFPILWFEEGIDGLPDEITDLMNLATTVPPKARSILMVALFALGTVLLIVAVTCLVRSSHRQSTLHLDASNFLATASVDQAKKKAKMDNAGKH from the exons atGTACGGTAGAAAAGGAAAACTATGCGCTAAACTCTCCAGTGCATTTTTACGGAAGTGGT GGTTCGTCATAGCATTTGCGTTATGCCTCTTAATTCTAGGAATTCTAGTCACATTTGGATTCTCAGCCATAGTAAAATTAGTTATCGATCATCAAGTAGCCCTAAGAAAAGGTGGCCAAAGTTTCGGCTGGTGGTCGAAGCCTCCAGTGGAGCCATTTATTCGGATATACGTTTACAATGTAACAAATGCTGATGAATTTCTGAATAATGGCACAAAACCAATATTGGACGAATTGGGACCGTTTGTCTATTT ACAAACATGGGAAAAGGTAGACATCGTTGAAAATCCAAATGGGACAATAAGTTTCAATCAGAAACGAGTGTACATATTCAACGAGGAAATGTCAACTGGTTCTGAAGATGATGTGGTCATTGTGCCAAATATTCCAATGTTAAGTGCTACGTCGCAGAGTAAACATGCCGCTAG ATTCTTACGACTAGCAATGGCGAGTATAATggacattttaaaaattaaaccgTTCGTTGAAGTGTCTGTGGGTCAATTGCTTTGGGGATATGAAGATCCGTTGCTCAAGTTGGCGAAAGATGTTGTGCCGAAAGAACAGAAACTTCCCTACGAAGAGTTCGGATTGATGTACGGAAAGAATAGCACGTCTCAG gATCGTGTAACCGTTTTCTCTGGTGTCGAAGACATTACAAAATTCGGTATCATTGACAAGTACAACGGTCGCTCACATTTGCCGCATTGGTTAAACGATGACTGTAACCGACTGAACGGCACCGATGGCTCAATTTTCCCTCCGCATATAACCAAAAACACGACCTTGCATGTCTACGAAAAGGATTTGTGTCGATTGCTCCCATTGCAATTCGAAGAAGAAGTAGTAACCCACAACGGTATTCCTGGCTATCGTTTTACACCTAGTACTAGAGTTTTTGAATCGGTCGATCGTAATCCTGACAATATGTGCTTCTGTCCAGCCGGTCCACCGTGCGCTCCAAATGGCTTGTTCAATGTTTCGTTATGCCAATATG ACTCACCAATTTTACTAAGTTTTCCTCACTTTTATTTGGCCGATCAAACTCTTCGCACAGCTGTAGAGGGTATTTCACCTCCCGAAAAGGACAAACATCAGCTGTATATTGATGTTCAACCG GACATGGGCACAGCTCTTCGAGCAAGAGCCcgaattcaaatcaatttggCAGTTAGTCAAGTGGTGGACATCAAACAGGTAGCGAATTTCCCGGACATTGTCTTCCCAATTCTGTGGTTCGAGGAGGGTATCGATGGTCTACCCGACGAAATTACCGATTTAATGAATTTGGCAACAACCGTACCGCCCAAGGCTCGTTCTATCTTAATGGTCGCTCTATTCGCATTAGGAACGGTGTTGTTAATTGTTGCTGTAACTTGTTTAGTGCGTAGCTCACACAGACAGAGTACGTTACATTTAGATGCATCGAATTTCCTAGCTACCGCATCTGTAGATCAAGCGAAAAAGAAAGCGAAAATGGACAATGCGGgaaaacattaa
- the LOC119081756 gene encoding scavenger receptor class B member 1 isoform X2: MEIAIKKGKQMKLWFVIAFALCLLILGILVTFGFSAIVKLVIDHQVALRKGGQSFGWWSKPPVEPFIRIYVYNVTNADEFLNNGTKPILDELGPFVYLQTWEKVDIVENPNGTISFNQKRVYIFNEEMSTGSEDDVVIVPNIPMLSATSQSKHAARFLRLAMASIMDILKIKPFVEVSVGQLLWGYEDPLLKLAKDVVPKEQKLPYEEFGLMYGKNSTSQDRVTVFSGVEDITKFGIIDKYNGRSHLPHWLNDDCNRLNGTDGSIFPPHITKNTTLHVYEKDLCRLLPLQFEEEVVTHNGIPGYRFTPSTRVFESVDRNPDNMCFCPAGPPCAPNGLFNVSLCQYDSPILLSFPHFYLADQTLRTAVEGISPPEKDKHQLYIDVQPDMGTALRARARIQINLAVSQVVDIKQVANFPDIVFPILWFEEGIDGLPDEITDLMNLATTVPPKARSILMVALFALGTVLLIVAVTCLVRSSHRQSTLHLDASNFLATASVDQAKKKAKMDNAGKH; the protein is encoded by the exons GGTTCGTCATAGCATTTGCGTTATGCCTCTTAATTCTAGGAATTCTAGTCACATTTGGATTCTCAGCCATAGTAAAATTAGTTATCGATCATCAAGTAGCCCTAAGAAAAGGTGGCCAAAGTTTCGGCTGGTGGTCGAAGCCTCCAGTGGAGCCATTTATTCGGATATACGTTTACAATGTAACAAATGCTGATGAATTTCTGAATAATGGCACAAAACCAATATTGGACGAATTGGGACCGTTTGTCTATTT ACAAACATGGGAAAAGGTAGACATCGTTGAAAATCCAAATGGGACAATAAGTTTCAATCAGAAACGAGTGTACATATTCAACGAGGAAATGTCAACTGGTTCTGAAGATGATGTGGTCATTGTGCCAAATATTCCAATGTTAAGTGCTACGTCGCAGAGTAAACATGCCGCTAG ATTCTTACGACTAGCAATGGCGAGTATAATggacattttaaaaattaaaccgTTCGTTGAAGTGTCTGTGGGTCAATTGCTTTGGGGATATGAAGATCCGTTGCTCAAGTTGGCGAAAGATGTTGTGCCGAAAGAACAGAAACTTCCCTACGAAGAGTTCGGATTGATGTACGGAAAGAATAGCACGTCTCAG gATCGTGTAACCGTTTTCTCTGGTGTCGAAGACATTACAAAATTCGGTATCATTGACAAGTACAACGGTCGCTCACATTTGCCGCATTGGTTAAACGATGACTGTAACCGACTGAACGGCACCGATGGCTCAATTTTCCCTCCGCATATAACCAAAAACACGACCTTGCATGTCTACGAAAAGGATTTGTGTCGATTGCTCCCATTGCAATTCGAAGAAGAAGTAGTAACCCACAACGGTATTCCTGGCTATCGTTTTACACCTAGTACTAGAGTTTTTGAATCGGTCGATCGTAATCCTGACAATATGTGCTTCTGTCCAGCCGGTCCACCGTGCGCTCCAAATGGCTTGTTCAATGTTTCGTTATGCCAATATG ACTCACCAATTTTACTAAGTTTTCCTCACTTTTATTTGGCCGATCAAACTCTTCGCACAGCTGTAGAGGGTATTTCACCTCCCGAAAAGGACAAACATCAGCTGTATATTGATGTTCAACCG GACATGGGCACAGCTCTTCGAGCAAGAGCCcgaattcaaatcaatttggCAGTTAGTCAAGTGGTGGACATCAAACAGGTAGCGAATTTCCCGGACATTGTCTTCCCAATTCTGTGGTTCGAGGAGGGTATCGATGGTCTACCCGACGAAATTACCGATTTAATGAATTTGGCAACAACCGTACCGCCCAAGGCTCGTTCTATCTTAATGGTCGCTCTATTCGCATTAGGAACGGTGTTGTTAATTGTTGCTGTAACTTGTTTAGTGCGTAGCTCACACAGACAGAGTACGTTACATTTAGATGCATCGAATTTCCTAGCTACCGCATCTGTAGATCAAGCGAAAAAGAAAGCGAAAATGGACAATGCGGgaaaacattaa